The DNA region GCAGCGACTACGCCAACTTCTAGATGAACCCAATGGCGGCGGCAGTAGCGCCACCAGCAGCGGCCTGCCCAGCGCCCCCGGCTCCGCGTTGAACTCCAAACCCAACACCCTCCAGACCCGGTCTGTGACTGCCTCGCAATTGAACACGGACTCACCGGCAAAGATGAACCAACAGAACGGCCACTACGAGCACAACTCAAGTGAGTGGGTGGGATTGCCTAGACTAAGCTGAAAATAATTGAGTGGCGCTTTGTGTGGCATTTAGCGTTGTATAATGGGGAATTATTAGCAGGATCTTGTTTGATTCAGCAGGGAAAACTAGCGGGCCTTAGAACCTTATAGCTTTTTACCTTCCTTTCTTGAATAATTTCCCaataatttacatatataaacaaatatttaaaataatctGCCCAAAGGGGAAACGGAagtttaaaagtatttaaagtatttttagttatttttcgtttttattggCAGTGGCGGTATATTTAGAAGGGAGTCAAAACTTCGGCCTACACTACAATAGAGCCAAATTTTAATCGTCTAGAAGTCGACTAATTTTAATGGAAACGTATTTAAAACGGGGGCCTAGATGCGACAGAAACTACACCGATGGGAAACAATCCCAATGGTAGGGGGTTCTGACTAACAGTGAGTGGCAGCCTCGCCCACTGGCATTAACAAAGGGGCCATCCTGCGAACTAACCTCTAATTGTGTGCTGTTCTTGTCTGTTCTGTCACGCACTCTAATGTACACCCCCATCAATGAAAACCCCCACgtccatctccatctccatcgaAACTGAAACCGCAAACACACTCGCAGAGGGAATTGTGCTGCCGGGCATGAACAGTGagatgcagcaacagcacGCCCAGCTGGCGAGCTTGGCGGCGAAGCATCATCAGCACCAGCTGAGCGGAGCCCTGAATGCGTtgcaccaacagcagcagcagcagcaacagcagcagttgcagcagcagcagcagcatccgcagcaACAAAGGAGCCTGATGACAGGCAATGGCGGAATGGACATTTCCGGCGGCATGCAGACATCGGGCGGATATCTGGGCGACGACGGACGTCCACCGCCGCCCCCGCACTCCAGCCtcatgcaacagcagcaccagcagcacttGAATGGTGCGGATATTAATGGCAGTCACTGTCACCTTTTGTAGCCGGCTCAATTTTCCGACCACCTCTGTGGAGCTTGTGTTGAGTTTGGTTTTCGTTTGCGGTGCCTACCTTAGGGCGCTGaattttgatttctttttcgAATTGCttgtgttgtttgtgttgATGTCGCTTTCTCTATACAATCTTGTTGGAATGGAAGTTTCCACTATAAATACTAATCTCGTTTATTTCTCTTGCTCTGCTCTCTTTCTACTGCCCAAAATCGCCATGCAGATCTTGCCTAGAATGAGTTGGATTAAAGCGGTAATGCAACGATTTGTGTCGTCACCTTACCATTTCAGGAACTGGAAAATATTACCAGTATAACAGATTTTCTAATCGGAATTTTATCTCTATTATCGACAGATAACTCAAGTGGACTGGTGACCGTAATCACAGAGCAGGAATTGGAGAGCATTCACGATGATTTGGAGGACACGTCGAGCAGCAACACTACGAAcacaacgacgacgacgaccaCGGCAACCACGGAGAAAACCTGCGTGGAACTGCAAAAATAACACCTTCGATACTTAACTGCATGGCATTCAATTATGAAAGAAATCAATGAAACAGTATAAGAATCCAAAAGAATTAAATGCAAGTGAGGAAATCCAATTGGCTGGCCTGCAAAACATTCTAAATAATCATACCTAAACACCTAAAGATAGATCCATATAACTATTggtacatatatttatacattattGCGAGGAATCAGCTGGAAAAAAAATTCTAGAAGAGCTTCGAGCAAGCTGAGAACACTTTTTAGTAGTTATGAAAGATacaaatctatatatattatatacaaatatcGAAGCATAAGTAAGTGAGACATATTGAAAGCTGGAAATAATGCagaaatgatttaaaaattagATAAGCTGTAACTCCCACAAATACTTACATCCTAtgatatacaaaaaaaacacctaTATCATAAATGAAACATAATCATAATTTGCTAGTACATGAAAAATTGTTATAACTCGCACCTTTTTCAAAAAACTGATAGGAAGCAAATCAATTtcaaagatacaaaaaaatagCTAACAGTTTTTGGTTAGCtttcaaatcattttaaaGCTTATACAATAAgtgttttaaatgtaaatttcgAAACATACAATCAGTTTTAATTTGTATCCTTATTTATTCCGATTTCTTGTGTATTATTTCtctatattatttaatattaatatctGTGCTAACTGAAAGTGTGCTgcaatgttttaattaaagaattataattaaatatcaCAGTCTTCaggcttttattttgtttttggtttgtaGACTACAAGATATTCATTAACCTAATCATATGCTGACGATCACTAAATGGACCACCTTTTCTATCTACTTAATCGAATCGAACCTTATTCACTACCAGAACCCTCAAATATATTAGGTAATCCACATCATTCCAATGAAACTAGTCAAATTACACTTGGATAACTCAGAAATACTTACGAATCAAATGATAATGAAAACTGCTTTAAAATACCTAAATACCACAAAGAACTAATCGAATCGATAAATATAGATGTCTATAACTTGATACCCAATATCGTACAATACTCACATCAACATAAGATAAAATATATAGCCGAAAGAGAGTAAAGTTTTAACCTAGATATGCCACAGATCGATAGATATTTATAGATATATCAGATATTAGCTATATATAACATGAAactctttattttatttctcttgAAATTCCACATTTAGTTAACGAAATTATACAACAATTAGGAACGAAAAAAATGACAATATGGAAACATTTTTAGAAACGGTTATTTATGTTTCTTATCTATCACTTTGTTTATCTAAGCTAGGTTCAGTTTTCACTAGAATTTCCGGGCACTTAGTAAATAACTCAACACGACTTTACTATATATAGAAAGAATTATATAAAGAGATATAGCTTTCAACAAAATACAGTTAGCAAATTATTCAACCACTTCCGTGTAGAAAAATGACCCAACTATGAGTATTTTTGTCTAACCATACCATACCAGCCCAAGCCGAAACGTAATGTGGAACGGATGTCCTACCAATAACCAATCCAgtttaataaaagaaaacccTCCGTTTCAAGTTATAAACAAATGAactaaaatcgaaacaaaaatgCTTAAGTCAACTATCTAATCATTAGTGAAACATATCCCATTCAACGGCGTATATATAaacttaatatatatattatatataatttatatctTTAGGAGTACGTAGTCGAGGACGAATTTAAAAGCATCAAGTCTAGTAACTGAGATCTGAGTTGAGAATAGCCAAAGCTGCCATTTGTTTGTCCACAATTTTATACTGACAACTGATATCAAGCAACGCAATTCAAGCATATCCCGAAATAGTCTTCATCATCCAGTGGTTGTCTACAATAGATTTTTACCTAACGCGAGAATCGATGAGGAAATCGGACGGAGAGGTCCGAGACGAAGCCAAACAATCAACGAAGAAATTatgaattaaataatatacactTGTCAAGGAATACTGTGAGCTATATTAGCCGCTTATTTATATCAGCGGTATGTACACCGTATATTAGTCTCTTATTCTAAGCAGATTACTTAGCTAAATTGTGTCCAACTGTAAAGGCCTCTAGAGCACAGCACTTTTGTATGGTATATCAGCCTAAAGACCCTTAGTTTAAATAGTCGTACACATCAAATCAATCAGACGGATAATGATAGACACAAAGCCCCGAGCTTGGCAACTAATCGTTTTTGTTGGAATAGAAGCTTCGAAATTAGTTTAGTGGTAGCAGGCATGACTCAATTGTACCTATCTTTTGATACCGTTTATTACAAAACTAAGGACTATAATcgtatttaaattgtatacCTTATCGAGTGCAGCGAGACCAAAACGCACTCTGCACACTGATGAACTTTTGAAGTCGGCTGAGGAGTATTACGATATcgaaaacatttcaatatGTTCTACGAATGGTAGCTCATAGAACTTATTAAACATAattcataaataataacaCATTATGCATTGtaataaacttatttataaCATACGGTGACATACTCGAAACGTTTATATACAACACACATATACCTATTTATACATAATCAGAAATTATACATATGAGATATGCCACATACGATATCATataacatatacatatatgaaccATTGCGAAAAGTTgatacaataaataaaacactcATCGATTGCGTTAAAACCTGAGTTTCCATATTATTTAAGTACCTTGTGACCAGGTTTCGTAAAATTTCGATCAGACAAATAGTTCAAGCAACTTTGTTAGGTTTTCAATTCTCGTTTTATTTCCTAGACTAACCATTCAACAACATATTCTTAAGACGTGTACATAGGCTAGGGGTATCTTAGAATCAATCTACATGTTGGATCGGTATCAAATCCCTCGAAGAACACAGAATAAGATATTGAGAGTACAGCGTTTGGCACAGTTATAGCCGGAGTTTCAGTTTTGGATCAGTGTAAGCTGCGTGCGATAGATGAAGTCAAATCAAATCAGATCAGATAGTTGAGAGCCTTGGTGCCTCAGTGATGGTAGTAGGCATGGGGGTCCACTGGAGCGGGGGCTGATCCAGGAGCCGGATAGTGAGCATAGGGGCTGTGGGCCAGGGCGGGGTAGGCGGCATGGAAGTGGGCTGAGGGCAGGACTGGAGTAGCCACAGGCACAGACAccggagctggagcaggagcaggagcgggaccaggtgctggtgctggtgcaggAGCAGCCCGGTGGTAAGGTCCCAAGGCTAGGGGATACGAAAGCAGAGGAGCCTTGGGCACCGGCGGAAGTGGAGGAGCCGGAGCTGGGCCGTAATGAGCCGGCACTGGAGCGGGTGCAGGTGCAATGACAGGTGCCAGGTGGGCTGGTGCCTTGTAGGCCAGCGGCTCCTTGCGAACCACCGCATTGAATCCGTGATGGGGATCCGCCGTGTAGTCAACGGTGCGTTTGGTGCCATCCGGATCCACAACCGAGTAGCTGCCCTTCACCACATCTCCGTGGCGCGTCTCATGCTGTGACTTCAGATCACCTGTGTAGCCATCCTGGATGTCATAACCAAAGGAATACTTCGGGTCGGGATCGTAGGGTTCGGGAGCTGCCGGCTTAGGTGCCACATAGGGACCAGGCAGAGGCCCGTGCTGCGGAGCATATCCTCCATAGTGGTGCAGCGGTCCGGGACCAGCTGGACCGCCGTAGTATGGTCCGGGTCCAATCACGCCCGCATAGGCGATGCCGAGCACGGCGCTCAGTAGGGAAATCTAAAAAGTAAGAAAGAAAATGTAGAAAATGATTCAATTGAAATATGCACCACGCAATATGagcaaacgaaaacaaatgacTTTAATGCTTTTAACTCTTTGCAATTACACTAAATTTATATAACTGGCATAATAACTTGGGTTGTGCGACGGACTTGCAacttttaataataataataatcttttTTATGCACTGACTAGGAAAGCTTGTAAAATGCATCTTTGCATCCCCTTTAGAATATATTAAAGCGGTTTTCACTTTATTGTCGATATTGTAAAGGCACACTGCTATCCTTTGTTTTCACACCTTCAGCATATCGATGTCCTTGCAGGGGTATCCTTTCCACTCGCTCACAGTTGTCACAGACTCAGCAGACAACACGTAAAGAGTGGCCTGAGTATCGTTGGCTTCGACGACGATCGCGCTAGAAGAAGTAACCAAAACTGCAAGCGTTCGCTGGGAGTTCTGGCCATTTATACTGCTTAACGGCGGCAAATGTCGCCTGCTTCACATGGCGCAGTCGAGGCAATAAACTAATTTCAGATCAAGAGAGACCCGGCCAGAGGAAGTTTTCAGCTTGGGCCAGCGATCAAGCACATGGCGCGGACCAGTACTGTGGAGCCACGGGGGCGGGGTTTGACTCTTGCCCACCTGGCGGCAAATCGTGTGCCTGGCTTCAACTTTGGCGCAGTTATCGTGTCGACTTAGAAAGGTTATTCTTCCGCTAAACCATTTAAAGGGTCCCCAGACCTCAGAGGCAAGCCAGCCCGAGCTTTGACCTTTCACTTTTGCGACGTTTACGATTCGGTTTCGATTCGCTTTTCGCTCCCCGCCTGGACACCGACTTTTGGCAGTTATGTGAAAATTTATTTGGCCGCACACAATTGAAATGTTAAATTAACATTGTCTGGATGCTGGGATATGCTGCTCTTGGCTGCCGCGTAATTAGCTGAGAAGAACAAGCTGCACCAGGCGGTATGGCTGTATGGCGGTACCATATTAAATGGCAGTTGCAGCACATGCGCAAAAGGTCAGGTGGTCCACAATTGAATTAAAAGTGCCTGGAGTGGGCCTAAAAGCCAGAGGCTCGCCGGAGAAGGGGGCGAGAACAGGGGCAGCCAGTCTCCACAACCGCCTAATAAAGCGAAAGGTCAACGCGCTGCTGTCGGCACTTTAGTCTGGCCCACAGACCAGGCCAAACAACCACTTGCAGTCTAGGCAAATAATGTCATTAATAATACCCTTTAATAAGTGGCATGACGACTATATAACATTCCTCATCATTGATCCTTCAGCGCATGACTTGTTTTCTGGCTGATCTTTCCCTTAGATGGTTACTACGTAGAAAGAATGTTTGAAAtgcttaaaaatgtttgccattaGTGCCTTAAAACCATTTTGATTGCCCAAAATACCCTATCCAGCTTCTCACAGCCAAGTGTCTGCCACAATTCCAATGTTTACCGTTTTGTGAGCTTAATTTATGGCTGCAAATTTGTATCTGGCATCTGGAAAACTATTGACATCTGCATGCATTGTCTTACCCTTGTTGTTACCATCGGGCCTGTTTATGCGACAACTAACTATAACAAAGAATCAAAGTCGTGCCAACCGTCAGGCCAGTCGATGTCAGCTgt from Drosophila santomea strain STO CAGO 1482 chromosome 3R, Prin_Dsan_1.1, whole genome shotgun sequence includes:
- the LOC120451092 gene encoding larval cuticle protein A1A: MLKISLLSAVLGIAYAGVIGPGPYYGGPAGPGPLHHYGGYAPQHGPLPGPYVAPKPAAPEPYDPDPKYSFGYDIQDGYTGDLKSQHETRHGDVVKGSYSVVDPDGTKRTVDYTADPHHGFNAVVRKEPLAYKAPAHLAPVIAPAPAPVPAHYGPAPAPPLPPVPKAPLLSYPLALGPYHRAAPAPAPAPGPAPAPAPAPVSVPVATPVLPSAHFHAAYPALAHSPYAHYPAPGSAPAPVDPHAYYHH